The Strix aluco isolate bStrAlu1 chromosome Z, bStrAlu1.hap1, whole genome shotgun sequence genome contains a region encoding:
- the NNT gene encoding NAD(P) transhydrogenase, mitochondrial has translation MASLLRIAVNGCLTPGFGNVLPPKMRSAKMPCLRMFRTHQMLTSQAAPKPGIPYKQLTVGVPKEIFENEKRVALSPAGVQALVKQGFNVVVESGAGEASKFSDDHYREVGAKIQGTKEVLASDLIVKVRAPIYNSALGVHEADLFKTAATLISFIYPAQNPDLLKKLAEKKTTVLAMDQVPRVTIAQGYDALSSMANIAGYKAVVLAANHFGRFFTGQITAAGKVPPAKVLIIGGGVAGLASAGAAKSMGAVVRGFDTRAAALEQFKSLGAEPLEVDLKESGEGQGGYAKEMSKEFIEAEMKLFAKQCQDVDIIITTALIPGKKAPILFKRDMIESMKEGSVVVDLAAEAGGNIETTKPGEMYVHKGVTHIGYTDLPSRMATQASTLYSNNIIKLLKAISPDKENFYFDPKDEFDYGTLDHVVRGTVVMKDGKVIFPAPPPNNIPQGAPVKQKTVAELEAEKAATITPFRKTMTSASVYTAGLAGMLGLGIVAPNTAFTQMVTTFGLAGIVGYHTVWGVTPALHSPLMSVTNAISGLTAVGGLVLMGGSYLPENTPQSLAVLSAFISSVNIAGGFLVTQRMLDMFKRPTDPPEYNYLYLLPGGVFVGGYAAALSGGYNIEQMMYLGSGLCCVGALAGLSTQGTARLGNALGMIGVAGGLAATLGGLKPSPELLAQMSGAMALGGTIGLTIAKRIQITDLPQLVAAFHSLVGLAAVLTCVAEYLIEYPHFATDPAANLTKIVAYLGTYIGGVTFSGSLVAYGKLQGILNSAPLLLPGRHALNAGLLAASIGGMIPYMIDPSYTTGITCLGSVSALSAIMGVTLTAAIGGADMPVVITVLNSYSGWALCAEGFLLNNNLLTIVGALIGSSGAILSYIMCVAMNRSLANVILGGYGTTSTAGGKPMEITGTHTEINVDNAIEMIKEANNIIITPGYGLCAAKAQYPIADLVKMLREQGKNVRFGIHPVAGRMPGQLNVLLAEAGVPYDIVLEMDEINEDFPETDLVLVIGANDTVNSAAQEDPNSIIAGMPVLEVWKSKQVIVMKRSLGVGYAAVDNPIFYKPNTAMLLGDAKKTCDALQAKVRESYQS, from the exons GAATTCCTTATAAACAGCTGACTGTAGGTGTCCCCAAGGAGATATTTGAGAATGAGAAGAGAGTGGCTCTATCACCGGCTGGAGTTCAAGCCTTGGTTAAACAAGGCTTCAATGTTGTGGTGGAATCTGGTGCTGGAGAAGCTTCCAAATTTTCTGATGACCATTACAGGGAAGTTGGAGCAAAGATCCAGGGGACCAAGGAAGTCCTGGCTTCTGATTTGATTGTCAAA gTGAGGGCTCCTATATATAACTCGGCTCTAGGTGTTCATGAGGCAGATCTTTTTAAGACGGCGGCTACCCTGATTAGTTTTATCTACCCAGCACAAAATCCAGACCTCCtgaaaaaacttgcagaaaaaaaaactaCTGTCTTGGCTATGGATCAGGTTCCACGGGTCACCATTGCTCAGGGATATGATGCACTTAGCTCTATGGCCAACATTGCTGG TTACAAGGCTGTTGTACTGGCAGCAAATCACTTTGGTCGATTTTTCACGGGTCAGATCACAGCTGCTGGTAAAGTTCCTCCAGCAAAG GTCTTGATCATAGGAGGAGGAGTTGCTGGCCTGGCTTCTGCAGGAGCAGCTAAATCAATGGGTGCGGTGGTTCGTGGATTTGACACAAG agctgcagctctggaacaGTTCAAGTCTCTTGGTGCTGAGCCTTTGGAAGTAGACTTAAAGGAATCTGGAGAAGGACAAGGTGGTTATGCTAAAGAAATGTCCAAAGAATTTATTGAAGCTGAAATGAAACTCTTTGCTAAGCAGTGCCAAGATGTTGATATTATCATCACTACAGCGCTTATTCCAG GCAAAAAAGCTCCCATCTTGTTTAAAAGAGATATGATTGAATCAATGAAGGAGGGTTCAGTTGTTGTGGATTTAGCTGCAGAAGCAGGGGGAAACATTGAGACTACAAAGCCTGGAGAAATGTATGTTCATAAG ggtgtTACACACATTGGCTACACAGACCTGCCTAGCAGAATGGCTACTCAGGCCAGTACTCTGTATTCAAATAATATTATCAAACTCCTAAAGGCTATTAGTCCTGACAAAGAGAACTTCTACTTTGATCCAAAAGATGAATTTGATTATGGAACTCTGGATCATGTTGTTAGAGGAACTGTAGTAATGAAG GATGGCAAAGTGATTTTCCCAGCACCTCCACCAAATAACATTCCTCAAGGAGCCCCTGTGAAGCAGAAGACTGTAGCAGAGCTGGAAGCGGAAAAAGCAGCTACTATTACACCCTTTAGAAAAACTATGACTAGTGCATCTGTATACACAGCAG GTTTAGCTGGCATGCTAGGACTGGGCATTGTAGCTCCTAATACTGCTTTCACACAAATGGTGACGACGTTTGGCCTAGCTGGAATAGTGGGGTACCATACAGTGTGGGGTGTGACTCCTGCTCTTCACTCTCCGCTCATGTCAGTGACTAATGCTATCTCAG gACTGACTGCAGTTGGTGGGCTGGTATTGATGGGAGGAAGCTATCTCCCTGAAAACACTCCTCAAAGTCTAGCAGTGCTTTCGGCCTTTATCTCGTCAGTCAATATTGCAG gtgGATTTCTAGTTACACAGAGAATGTTGGATATGTTCAAACGTCCCACAGATCCTCCTGAGTACAACTACTTGTACCTACTTCCTGGTGGTGTATTTGTAGGAGGCTATGCAGCTGCACTCAGTGGTGGTTATAATATTGAACAG atGATGTACCTGGGCTCAGGCTTGTGCTGTGTTGGTGCCCTGGCTGGTCTGTCCACCCAAGGAACGGCTCGTCTTGGAAATGCTTTGGGTATGATTGGTGTTGCAGGAGGTTTAGCAGCAACTCTTGGAGGCCTGAAACCCTCACCTGAATTGTTGGCACAGATGTCAGGTGCAATGGCACTTGGTGGTACCATAG GTTTGACGATTGCTAAACGCATCCAGATTACAGATCTGCCTCAGCTAGTGGCTGCTTTCCATAGTTTGGTTGGTTTGGCTGCTGTGCTCACCTGTGTAGCAGAATACCTGATTGAATATCCTCACTTTGCTACTGATCCAGCTGCAAACCTCACCAAGATTGTGGCCTACCTTGGCACATACATTGGTGGAGTGACTTTCAGTGGCTCTCTTGTTGCTTATGGAAAACTGCAAG GTATCCTGAATTCTGCGCCACTGCTCTTGCCTGGTCGACATGCATTGAATGCAGGATTGCTGGCTGCCAGCATTGGCGGAATGATTCCATACATGATTGATCCTAGTTACACAACAGGAATTACTTGCTTAGGTTCTGTGTCAGCTCTCTCGGCCATAATG gGTGTCACTTTAACAGCAGCTATTGGAGGTGCTGACATGCCTGTAGTTATTACTGTTCTCAACAGTTATTCTGGATGGGCTTTGTGTGCTGAGGGCTTCCTACTGAACAACAACTTGTTGACCATTGTTGGTGCGCTCATTGGCTCGTCTGGGGCCATCCTCTCTTACATCATGTGTGTG GCTATGAACCGTTCCCTTGCAAATGTGATTCTAGGGGGCTATGGCACCACGTCAACAGCTGGTGGGAAGCCGATGGAAATTACTGGAACCCACACAGAAATCAATGTGGACAATGCAATTGAAATGATAAAGGAAGCcaataatattattattacacCAG GTTATGGTTTGTGTGCAGCAAAAGCTCAATACCCGATAGCTGATCTGGTGAAGATGTTGAGAGAACAAGGGAAAAATGTCAG GTTTGGTATTCACCCTGTTGCTGGCCGTATGCCTGGTCAACTGAACGTACTCCTAGCAGAGGCTGGTGTTCCCTATGATATTGTACTGGAAATGGATGAGATCAATGAAGACTTTCCAG AAACTGACTTGGTCCTTGTAATTGGTGCAAATGATACAGTTAATTCAGCAGCTCAGGAAGATCCGAACTCTATCATAGCTGGAATGCCAGTCCTTGAGGTCTGGAAGTCGAAACAG GTCATTGTGATGAAGAGATCTTTGGGAGTTGGTTATGCAGCGGTGGACAATCCGATCTTCTACAAACCCAATACTGCCATGTTGTTGGGAGATGCTAAGAAGACTTGTGATGCCCTACAGGCCAAAGTCAGGGAATCGTATCAAAGCTAA